One Malania oleifera isolate guangnan ecotype guangnan chromosome 9, ASM2987363v1, whole genome shotgun sequence DNA segment encodes these proteins:
- the LOC131164297 gene encoding labd-13Z-ene-9,15,16-triol synthase, chloroplastic-like, which yields MLGSIRAEFGSNINDVVPQVIFGVISVTLLSLIWFLHKKPKKTQTAPLPPGPYGLPLLGYIPFLDTHLSRCFTNLAAAHGPIFKLWLGTKMCVVVNSPEMMKEVMRDQDQTFANRDSTISMRIFSHDGKDIAFAPYGADWRLLRKVFVRELLSNANLDDSYALRRREVRNAARTVYGKAGAPVDIGELAFLTSFDAVTSMLWGGTLGAEEGKSFGSEFREVVMGIVGLVTKPNVSDFFPALARLDLQGIEKEMRKIMSHIDRIFDFALDRRIKMDMGKRREGNGGEDGGKDFLQFLVELREQERATGESITLMQTKAMLWDIVAAGTDTTATTVEWAMAEVMNHPEILQKLHEELANVVGPNNAVEESHLSKLTYLNAVVKESLRLHPAFPVLIPRSPSETTVVGGYTIPKGTRVFINVWAVQRDPKIWPDPLEFRPDRFLVSDAGRMDYLGKNYHYLPFGSGRRICAGIPLAERMTMHLMASFLHLFRWRLPEDTLKIDFEEKFGIVMKKAIPLVAIPTPKFSNSELYE from the exons ATGTTGGGCTCAATTCGAGCAGAGTTTGGTTCCAACATTAACGACGTCGTTCCCCAAGTAATCTTCGGCGTTATTTCTGTCACTTTACTCTCCCTCATCTGGTTTCTCCACAAGAAGCCCAAGAAGACTCAAACGGCGCCGTTGCCGCCGGGCCCCTACGGCCTGCCGTTGCTCGGCTACATTCCGTTCCTCGACACCCACCTCAGCCGTTGCTTCACCAACCTCGCCGCCGCCCACGGCCCCATCTTCAAGCTCTGGCTCGGGACCAAGATGTGCGTGGTCGTGAACTCGCCGGAGATGATGAAAGAGGTGATGCGAGACCAGGACCAGACGTTCGCCAACCGCGATTCTACCATCTCGATGCGCATCTTCTCCCACGACGGCAAAGACATCGCCTTTGCGCCCTACGGCGCCGACTGGCGGCTACTGCGGAAG GTGTTCGTGAGGGAGCTCCTGAGCAACGCCAACCTCGACGACTCCTACGCGCTGCGGCGGCGGGAGGTGAGGAACGCCGCAAGGACAGTATACGGGAAGGCGGGGGCGCCAGTTGATATTGGGGAGCTGGCGTTCCTGACGTCGTTCGACGCGGTGACGAGCATGCTGTGGGGCGGAACCCTGGGCGCGGAGGAGGGGAAAAGTTTCGGGTCGGAGTTTCGGGAGGTGGTGATGGGGATCGTGGGGCTGGTGACTAAGCCGAACGTGTCGGACTTTTTTCCGGCACTGGCGAGGTTGGATTTGCAGGGTATAGAGAAGGAGATGAGGAAGATAATGTCGCATATCGACAGGATCTTCGATTTTGCGCTGGACAGAAGGATTAAAATGGATATGGGGAAGCGAAGAGAGGGTAATGGTGGAGAGGATGGAGGGAAGGATTTCTTGCAGTTCCTGGTAGAACTTAGAGAGCAGGAGCGTGCTACTGGTGAATCCATTACGCTCATGCAAACCAAGGCCATGCTCTGG GACATTGTGGCAGCCGGGACCGACACAACAGCAACGACGGTGGAATGGGCCATGGCCGAAGTGATGAACCACCCAGAGATCCTACAGAAATTGCACGAAGAACTTGCGAACGTGGTGGGTCCCAACAATGCAGTCGAAGAGTCTCATCTCTCCAAATTAACATACCTAAACGCCGTCGTTAAGGAGAGTCTCCGGCTGCACCCGGCGTTCCCCGTCCTAATCCCACGCAGCCCCAGCGAGACCACCGTCGTGGGCGGCTACACCATCCCCAAGGGCACTCGGGTCTTCATCAACGTCTGGGCCGTCCAGAGGGATCCGAAAATTTGGCCTGACCCGTTGGAGTTCCGACCCGATAGATTCTTGGTCAGTGACGCTGGCAGAATGGACTACTTGGGCAAGAACTACCATTATCTGCCGTTTGGGTCGGGTCGGCGGATATGCGCCGGGATTCCACTGGCAGAGAGGATGACCATGCACTTGATGGCTTCGTTCTTGCACTTGTTCCGGTGGAGGTTGCCAGAGGATACATTGAAGATCGATTTCGAAGAGAAGTTTGGGATTGTGATGAAGAAAGCAATTCCTCTGGTCGCAATTCCGACGCCCAAATTCTCTAATTCGGAGCTCTATGAGTAG